The genomic region TAGGGTTAGGTCAGGTAAGGGTAAGATGAGGGGCAGAAGGTACAAGGAGGGTAAGAGCCTACTTATTGTTGTATCAACCGTTGATGCCCCAGTTATTAAGGTTGCCAGAAACCTGCCTGGCGTTGATGCGGTCCCCGTGAGAAACCTAAGCGTGCTATACCTGGCGCCTGGCGGTGTTCCTGGCAGATTAACCGTATGGACACTAAGCGCAATTGAGGAACTACGTAGGGGCTTATTCATGGGGTGAGGGCATGATCGTGAGGTTCGTACTAACAGAGAAGAGCCTTAGGCTTGCTGAGAGAGAAAATAAGATAACGATTATTGTGCCGAGAAATGCCAGTAAGAAGGAGATTAGGGATTACGTGGAGAAGACGTACAATGTTAAAGTTGAGAAGGTCAATACATTAATAACGATGACTGGAGAGAAAAAGGCATATGTCAAGTTGGCCCCCGAGTACAACGCATACGACCTCCTCAGTCGTTTAGGCCTTGTATAAATCATTCCCCAATCCAAATAACACTGACTTTAAGTGTAGTGGCTTTGTTTTTACTGAGGATTTCTCAGGTCGTGGGTTCGTCGTCACCAATCAGCACTTAAGTCCTTGCATCACCCATTACCCGTACTTATACTCAGTATAAAAGTATTTATAATCCTAGGCGAAGTATCTTTCATTACGTGATGATGCTTCACCCCCCTGACCTGTGAGGAATTCTTTAAGTGCTGATGTTGGTTTAGTCAGTATTCATGTCATTAGATAAGGTTTATTAGTTCTTTTTAATTATCGGTGACGTGGACGTAATTAGGGAGGTTGGTAATGACGACCTGAAGTTCATCTTTATTAAGGATGAAAGTGCGGCATTGGTGGAGGCCCTATACGTTAAAGGCTTTAGTGAGGAGAGGTATAAGAAATTGAGGAGGTATATTAAGGAGAGGCTTGGTGAGGAATTTTCGGGAGTTATTAACCTGGACTCAGGCAAGGCATTGGTTAAGGTGCTATTAATTGGTGTTGATCAGGTTGGGCAGTCATTAATTAATGATGTCGTTGATAACGAGATTAGTAAGGTTGATTCGTGGATGTCCAATGGCGTGATTAAGGAATTGATCGATAAAGTCGTTAGTGAGGCGAAGGAGGCGAAGAAGACGAAGAAATCAAGGAGGAAAAAGAAGAGTAAGAAGACGAGGGCAAAGTCTAAGGGCAAAAGAAAAAAGAAATCCAAGAAGAGGTCTAGTGGTTCGAGGAAGAGTTCGTGAACACCTTATTATTGAAAATAATGGGAAAAAAGGCTTTTTATAGGGGTTACTTCCTACGAAGATAGAATGTCCGCAACACCCTTCGAGAAGCCACAAGGCACAGTAGAGGTGCCGCACATAGAGGTTGATGAAGAGACTAAGGAAATAATAAAGGAAATACTCTCACAAATGAAGAATCCAGTTGAGATACTATTCTTCACAAGTAATACCTGCGGTAATAGGGACACGAATTGGTGCGTACCAACGGAGGAATTACTAGACCTACTAGCCGAACTGGCGCCACCGGGCAAGTTAATACTGAAGAAGATAAAGTATGAGGAAAATAGCGACGCCTTCACGAAGTACAATGTTGAGCCACAAAGGGTCCCAGTTATATACTTACTTGACGGTGCGATTAAGTACCTGGGCGCGCCACTTGGTGAGGAGGTTAGGGCGTTCATAGAGACGATAGTGAGGATATCGGTTGGTGAGACAAAGTTGAGGCCGAGGACGAAGAAGGGCCTTGAGGCATTAGTGAATTCAGGTGGTGGTAAGAGGGTTGAGGTGATGACGGTCGTCACGCCGTCGTGCCCGTACTGTCCATACGCCGTTCTAATGGCTAATATGTTTGCGTACGATAGTAAGGGTAAGGTTGTTTCAATAACTGTGGAGGCGTACGAGGAGAGCGACATTGCGGATATGTATCAAGTGACTGCCGTGCCAACGGTAGTACTTAAGAGGGAGGATCAGGAGGTTGGTAATGTCGAGTTCATAGGCGTTCCTCCAGAAAGCGACCTATTAAAAAAGGTCCTTGATTACAGCGGTGTTAACCTTCAGTAGGCTTTCCTCCTTTAAAATTATTAAATCCATGCTTATAAAAGGTCATGGGTATGAGAATATTCTTTGTAACGGGTAAT from Vulcanisaeta distributa DSM 14429 harbors:
- a CDS encoding 50S ribosomal protein L23, giving the protein MIVRFVLTEKSLRLAERENKITIIVPRNASKKEIRDYVEKTYNVKVEKVNTLITMTGEKKAYVKLAPEYNAYDLLSRLGLV
- the pdo gene encoding protein disulfide oxidoreductase, which codes for MSATPFEKPQGTVEVPHIEVDEETKEIIKEILSQMKNPVEILFFTSNTCGNRDTNWCVPTEELLDLLAELAPPGKLILKKIKYEENSDAFTKYNVEPQRVPVIYLLDGAIKYLGAPLGEEVRAFIETIVRISVGETKLRPRTKKGLEALVNSGGGKRVEVMTVVTPSCPYCPYAVLMANMFAYDSKGKVVSITVEAYEESDIADMYQVTAVPTVVLKREDQEVGNVEFIGVPPESDLLKKVLDYSGVNLQ